The Oreochromis niloticus isolate F11D_XX linkage group LG2, O_niloticus_UMD_NMBU, whole genome shotgun sequence genome includes a region encoding these proteins:
- the neurog1 gene encoding neurogenin-1, with amino-acid sequence MDSLYSDIDSNSCDFFPHSEDEESRGPRCASPQPEQQQQQKKQRRRGRARSDATVQVVKKNRRLKANDRERNRMHNLNDALDALRGVLPAFPDETKLTKIETLRFAHNYIWALSETIRIADLQAGKAGEPPVLLSPCLAEVPSPGSDACSWSSSGSSSSSSPAYCASSPGSPAAPEDYSYLRQDALYGFRSFVPGIY; translated from the coding sequence ATGGACTCGCTCTACTCCGATATCGACAGCAACAGCTGCGACTTCTTCCCGCACAGCGAAGACGAGGAGTCCCGCGGCCCGCGCTGCGCGTCCCCGCAGcccgagcagcagcagcagcagaagaagcagCGGCGTCGCGGGCGCGCGCGCAGCGACGCCACGGTGCAGGTGGTGAAGAAGAACCGGCGCCTGAAAGCCAACGACCGCGAGCGTAACCGCATGCACAACCTGAACGACGCGCTGGACGCGCTGCGCGGCGTGCTGCCCGCTTTCCCGGACGAGACGAAGCTGACGAAAATCGAGACTCTGCGGTTCGCGCACAACTACATCTGGGCGCTGTCCGAGACCATCCGCATCGCTGACCTGCAGGCGGGCAAGGCCGGAGAGCCGCCTGTGCTGCTCAGCCCGTGCCTAGCCGAGGTCCCGAGCCCGGGCAGCGATGCCTGCTCCTGGAGCTCCAGCggctcctcgtcctcctcctccccggCCTACTGCGCCTCCAGCCCGGGCAGCCCCGCCGCGCCCGAGGACTACAGCTACCTGCGGCAGGACGCTCTGTACGGCTTCCGCAGCTTCGTACCGGGCATCTACTGA